The DNA window TTGAATCGCTTTCATCTGCTCGTTCAGATAATATTCGCGCTGGGTTTTTTCCATCTGGCGCTTAACTCGGCCACGGATTTTGCGCTCAACCTGCAAAACAGACAATTCGCCTTCCATGAAGGCCATTACCATTTCAAGGCGGCGAAGCGGATCGTTTTCGGTGAGCAAGCCCTGCTTGTCAGAAACCTTGGTGTTGATCGCTGCAGCTACCGCATCAGCGAGCGCACCGGCATCGTCGATCTCTCCCAGATTTTCGCTAGCATCGTCACCCAGCTTCTTGTTGAGCTTCGCATATTCGCCAAATTGCTTGGTGACCGAGCGCATCATCGCGGTCACTTCGCTTCCCGACGCAGTTTCAGGTTCGAGTATATCCACATCGGCAACGACATGTTCGCCCTCTGCCCGCAGCTCGCTCAATTTGGCGCGCGCAGTGCCTTCGACCAGCACGCGAACCGTGCCATCGGGCAATTTCAGCAATTGCAGCACCTGTGCCACAACGCCGACATCATACAAATCATCGCCCTGCGGATCGTCGCAAGCCGGATCGAGCTGGGCAAGAAGGAAGATATCTTTTGATCCCTCCATCGCCACTTCCAGCGCCGCAACCGATTTATCACGGCCGACAAACAGCGGCACGACCATGCCGGGAAACACAACAATGTCGCGGAGGGGAAGAAGGGGAAAACTACTCATATCAAATCCATATGTCTGAGCGGGGTTGAACCCGCGCTTACCGGTTGATGGAGATATGGGTAGCGCAGTGCAAAGCTGCAATGGGAATCAGCCAATCAGCTGTAGAGTCGGACGAGCGTCCAGCAAATAGTAATGCCTAACGCTCTAACCGCTTGCTGCCTCGAAGTTGCGTTCAAATGAAAGCCCCTCTGGCTTTTTTTATGCCATTGCGGAGCAGGCGCCATCGAACGGTGGCCTGATACACGAAAACGCATCCGTCCACAGCGGCAGCCACCGATGCGAACGGACGCATCGGTCCCAAGACCGCTCCCATCAAGTCGGTAGGGTCAGCCTAATCCCTGAAGCTCGGATCGATCCGGTCAAGTTTCCGCAGCAATGCTGGCCAAGCCAGCCCTTGTGCGACCATGCCAATGCCAGCAGGCGGGGTCTGTGCTTTCACCTTTTCGGGTGTGCCTTGCGGCGGATTGTTGAGGTTTTCGATGCCGGCGCTGAGCATCTTTACCTGCGCATCGCAGGCACGCTCTATAAAATACAACCGCAGGAAACATTCCGCGACGCTGTTGCCAATCGCGAGCGTGCCGTGATTGCGCAGGATCATCGCGTGTTTGTCGCCCATATCTTCAACCAGACGATCGCGCTCTTCCAGATCGGTCGCGATGCCTTCATATTCGTGATAAGCGATGTCACTGCGAGCGATCATGCCGGTTTGCGTATGTGGCATCAGACCTTCGCTCATTGCGCTGACGGCTTGGCCTGCCGGTGTGTGCAAATGCATTACCGAATGCGCCGCTTCGCAATTCATATGCAGTGCTGAGTGGATCGTGAAGCCAGCGGGATTTACCGGATGCGATGTCTCGATCACCGGCTGACCTTCGACATCTATCTTCACTAGGCTGGAGGCGGTGATTTCCTCGAACATCATGTCATATGGGTTGATCAGGAAGTGATGTTCTGGCCCCGGTACGCGGGCGGACAAATGGGTGAAAATCAAATCATCCCAGCCGTATAGAGCAACAAGCCGGTATGCAGCTGCAAGATCGACCCGGACGGCCCATTCTTCAGCGCTCACCTTGCCGCGAACATCCGCATCGTTACCAACACCGTTGTCATTCATCACAGTTGCCATGATCTACTCTCCAAATCAGTCTTTCATTCACCCTATCACGAGTTGCGATCAACCCATACCGGGCAGATTGAACCCCGGGGGCAAGCCCATTCCGGCCTGAATACTCTTCATTTCTTCTTCCGAAACGCGGTCTGCCTTTCCCCGCGCATCGTTAAATGCGGCGGTAACGAGGTCCTCGACCATCTGCTTTTCCTCCGGCTTCATCAGGCTGTCATCGATACTTACACCCAGCACGCGGCCCTTGGCAGAACAGCGCACCTTGACCAAACCGCCGCCTGCTTCGCCGGTGACTTCGATAGCATCCAGCTTTGCCTGAACATCATTCATTTGCGTCTGAATGGTTTCGGCGGCCTTCTGTGCAGCCTGAATCATTTCTTCCATGGATTTCATAGTCTTTTCCTCAATTCTTCAGCGACCCCAAGAGGCCTGGCCCCGTGCGGGAGCAATTTCTTCTTCGACCATTTCGGCCTCGGGGAAGACATCCATCGTGGCTTCCACCAGCGGATGTTTCTTCAACAGTTCGAGGGCAGCGCGCTGTTCGGCTTCACCCTCTTCGACCAAAGACGGTGCGCCAGCTTCCTGACATTCTTCGACCGTCCAACGGTCACCCGTCAAGCCCATCAGCGCATCGCGTAATTGCGGAGCAATGTCATCTTTGAACTGACTGGCCCGGCTAAAGCGCAATTTGCCGGGTTCAAGCGAAACAATCCGGACCTGTAATTGCATTATACTTGAGGCCAAATGATTGCCGTTTGCCCCGACTTGTTCGGTCAATTGCTTCCAGCCAATTTGCGCAGCTGGAGCAGCAGTGGTGTTCCCCTCGCCAGTTGGCTGGGCAGAGGCTGCACCTATCTCCGCAAGCTGTTCAAGCTTCGTCGCTAGCTTGCCTGGATCTGGCAAATCAGCCGCATGCAGCACCCGTAGCAGCGCCATTTGAGCAGAGACAAGTGGGTCGGGCGCCTGCCGAACTTCATCGTGCCCTTTGAGCAGCAATTGCCATAGTCGGTGCAACTGGCCCGGCGCTAAGCGCCCCGCCCAGTCTTTCAGCGCAGCGCCTTCTTCTGCGGTTGGAGCTTCGGGCTCCCCTCCGCCGACTTGGGCAAGCGTGATCTTGTGCACCAGATCCATCAACCCGCGCATCAAGGCGATCGGTTCAACACCCAGCGCATATTGGTCGTTCATTGACGACAACATCGCTTGCGCATCTCCCGCGAGCAGAAGCCCTAGCATTGTGCGCTGCGCAGTCTTATCCGCAAGCCCCAGCATATCGCGAACCCGCTCTGCAGTAACTTGGCCCTGATCGCCCAAATCAGCATGAGCAATCGCTTGGTCGAGAATGGAAAGACCGTCGCGCACAGACCCTTCGGCCGCCATTGCAATCATGTGGAGCGCTTCGGTTTCGGCCTCCACTCCCTCTAGGCCACAAATTCTTGCGAAGTGGCCTTCGAGAAGATCAGTGGTAATCCGTCGCAAATCGAACCGTTGGGTCCGGCTCAGTACCGTAACCGGCAGTTTGTCGACTTCCGTCGTCGCAAAGAGGAACTTCACATGCGCAGGCGGCTCTTCAAGAGTCTTCAGTAAGGCATTGAAAGCATTGCGCGAAAGCATGTGGACTTCGTCAATAATGTAAATCTTGTAGCGCGCCGAGACAGCGGCGTAGCGGACCGCCTCGATTATCTCGCGAACGTCGTCCACGCCGGTGTGGCTGGCAGCGTCCATCTCGATCACATCCATGTGCCGACCTTCGGCGATCGCGATGCACGGTTCGCACTGGCCGCAAGGATTGATCGTTGGGCCACCCTGTCCATCTGGTCCCACGCAATTAAGCGCCTTGGCAATCAGCCTTGCAGTCGAGGTTTTACCCACTCCGCGCACACCAGTCATCAGGAATGCGTGCGCCAGCCGATCGCGCTTGATCGCATTCGCCAGCGTTTGCACCATCGGCTCCTGCCCGATCAGCTCGCTGAAGGTTTGCGGACGGTATTTGCGGGCAAGGACGCGATAAGGTTGGCCTGATTCCACTGGTTTCGCGGCCGGAGTCGGCGCTTCTGGTTCCCCTGCACCGAACATAGAATTCTGCCCTGCAGCTTCTAACTCCGCCGCGCTCGCCTGTGCATCGGCCGCGCCAGCATCTGCCTCAACCGGAGGCCCATCGTCCCAAGGCGGCGTATCTGAATTGTCCGGTGAATCACCCATAGGCACTTGGTAGGCGCAGATGCGACGATTGTCATGACCGTTTGTCACGATAGTGTGTGCAACAATTCAATGAAAAAGGAGCCGAGCGACCCGTCGCAACACGCCTTGGCTGCTTCCTTCCGGACCTGACCAGGTAAACGAACGCAAACGTCCACCCGACTCCCGAGCGGGCATATGGGGATAACAAGCGTCCGGCGCAAGTCGCAATTGCTAGGCCGGATGGCGCATTCAGGCTCTGTGCAGCAAGCAGATGCACATGTAATTTGTGAATCAGTCCATGGATGGTTATGAGCATAATAGCCGATTGGGAGTGCTATCAATGAAATTTTCCGCAAAGACGCTGACGGCAATGAAGGCGCTGACCACTGCTTGCATCGCACTCGGCTTGACCTTGCCCCAGCCTGTGTTCGCGCAAGATGTGGATTTTGGTGACGATTCCAGCGAATGGGCGATTGATGGCGAATGCGATGATCCCCGTTTCACCGGACCCGGCATGACCACAACACCTCTGCTTGATTCAGATATTCGCGCCGACGCGACCGATTGCAAGACAGCGTTTGATCAGGGGCGGATTGAGCTCAAGTCGGGTAGTTCCACACGTGATTCCTCTCGCATCGCATGGGGCGATGATAATGGCGAATGGGCCAACGATGGTGAATGTGACGATATGCGCTTCGAAGGCCCCGGTATGACGACCACGCCGCTGCTAGTTGAAGATGTAAAGCATGACGCAAGCGATTGCCGATCCGCCTATGAGGCAGGCAAGCTAGAGCTTCGTTCGTCGTAATCTGTCGGTTGGATCGACGCAAAGTTAGATTGGCGCTCCGTTATGTTGAAAATTGCATTGTCAAATCGTCACACGAGGCAGATAACTGTGGGCTTGGTCATTATCGGCTTGGCAATGCCACAACCCGCCTTCTCCCAAAACATAGACTTCGGTGACGACTCGAGCGAATATGCCAAAGACGGCGAATGTGATGATCTGCGGTTCACAGGTTCTGGCATGACCGACACCATTTTGCTCGATGAAGATGTCGGCCATGATGCCACTGACTGCCGTGTAGGATTCAATCAAGGCCGGCTGACTTTTGCAGGTCAAGCTGCTGTGACCGAAGGAATTGCACTACCGATTCAAGATGTGGATTTTGGCGATAATAGCAGTGATTTTGCTGGCGATGGCGAGTGCGATGATGTCCGGTTCGTTGGTGCAGGTATGGCTGAATCGCTGCTGACAGACAGCATTGGCAAAGATGCAGACGACTGCAAAGCAGCCTACGAAAATGGCAGGCTCGAATTTAATGCGCTATTTGCTGTTCCGACTGCCGATAGTCCGATCGATTACGGAGATAACAGCGCTGATTTCGCTAATGACGGCGAATGCGACGATATCCGTTTTACCGGTGACTATTCGGATGAGGTCATCTACCTCGCAGACAGCATCGGCCATGATGCCAATGATTGCCGCGCAGCCATGCAATCGGGCGAAGCACGCTGGCAAGGCAACGAAATCAAACCGAATTTCGGAATGGATATCTAGACCGCAAATTCCAATTTAGGCAAGCTTGGGAAGCTTACCGGAAATTATCAGCGTAGGCCTGTAATTTCAGAGATTTGGGCGGCGTTGCGTGCACACGTGCAGCAATCCCGTACTTGGCCGCATAGGCCTTCGCCGCTTCCTTATCTGGAAATGTCAGCTCAACTTGCGCCTGCGTATCGGCGCTGCCGGTCCAACCCATTAAAGGGTCAGCTTTGCGCGCTTCGGCTTGCTCGAATTCGAGAATCCATTTTTCCGTCCGGGCTTTGCCGGACTGCATCGCGCTTTGGGTGCGTTGGTAAATACGTGCTGCCATAGTTGCGCTCTTAAATCAGCTTGAGCCGCGTGAAAAGGCGTTCTTTGTTTTTAGGCTCGGCTTTTCTGTCCATGGTTGATCGGGCCAACGATGTTTCGGGTATCGCCCCTTCATATCCTTGGCCACATCGCGCCATGTCCCGCGCCAGAATCCGGGCAGATCGCGGGTTGCCTGAATGGGTCTTCCCGCCGGGCTGGTAAGCTGGAACAACAACGGCGTGGTGCCGATCAGCGGATGCTGGTCGAGGCCAAAAAGTGCTTGCACGCGCAGTTCAACCGAAGGTGCGCCCTCGCTCGCATAATCGATCTTGTGGGTCGTTCCTGCAGGGCTGGTAAATTCGCGCGGCGCAGCTTGATCGAGTCTCTGACGATCACTCCACTCAAGCTGGCCGAGCACCGCCTCCACAATTTTGCTTCTGGGAATGTCTAAATCTCGGCGCTTTGCTAGCAATGGATCAAGCCAGATTTCTGCGGAAGCACGCAAGGCACCAATTTCCAGTGAACCAATTTCCGCAAATTGGCCCCGCGCCAGCAATGCGGCTGGCACCAAATCCCCTATTCTGTCCCGAGCCAATTCACGCAAGGCTGCCTCAAATGATGCCGGGTCTGGTGACGGGTCTGGTCCGCTTGACAGAGTAATCGCGCCCATTCGGCGTTCCAATCGCGCTTCGAGGCGCGCCCCCCTCTCGTTCCATTTCAGGCTGGTCCGACGCTCTATTAAATGCCCAAGGTGTTCTTCGACCTCAGTCGGTTCCAAAGCTGCAGCGGCAGTAATGCGCGCGCCCTTCGCTTGGCCCTGCGCATCGGCAACCACCAACCATTCTGATCTGGCGAGCGGTGATGCCGGGTCGAGGAAGTAACCCCTACCCCCAGCTGAAATCCAATTCTCGCCGCTGGCATCGCGCCGCCGCGCAACATTGTCGGGCATGGCCTGGGCGAGAAACACTGCGGGACTAACCTGATCGCTTGCTGCGCTACCAATCAGCTTTTCTGCCTGCCGCGCCCAACGTTCCGCCAATTTGCGCGACGCGTCCGCCCTGCCAGACCTATCGCCGCTCCACCGTTGCAGACGTTGCAACAAATCCTCACCACGTCCGCCCAATCCGCGCTCTTGCGACAGTAGCGCCAACCGCGCTGCCTCCTCAGCCTGTCCCGCTCTGGCTCCGAACAGGAGAGCAGCAGCCATCGCCGGATCAACTGGCAAGGCCGCGATTTGGCTTCCCAACGAGGTAATCTGGCCGTCTGAGCCAAGTGCCCCAAGCTGTTCCAACCGTCGCCGCGCTGACCCAAGCGATGCTGCAGGTGGCGCATCGAGCCATGTCAAAGATGCCGGATCATGCGTGCCCCAGCGTGCCAAGGACAATGCCAGCGGCGCAAGATCGGATGTCTCCATTTCGGGCGGATCAAATTTGCGGCGGCCCGCATGTCCG is part of the Pontixanthobacter gangjinensis genome and encodes:
- the hrpB gene encoding ATP-dependent helicase HrpB, with amino-acid sequence MSDNLPIHTVLPHLLQALSESGTAVLIAPPGAGKTTAVAPALLAEPWCTGQIILLSPRRVAARAAAERMAEILCEKAGETVGYLTRLDSRTSAKTRILVMTEAILVNWLVDDAELSGVSAVLFDEAHERHLDSDLGLALALESRAVLRDDLRICVMSATIDGERFASIVGPDTPIIESEGKAHPLRIEWLGARAEKQIEDQMASAIMTAWKQEDGDILAFLPGVREIERVRERLEARLPNVPILPLHGQVEPAAQRIAIKRDKNGNRRIVLATAIAETSLTLDGVTVVVDCGLSRRAEFDRAAGTTHLVTHRASQAAAAQRAGRAARQGPGVAYRLWEQGGHAGRRKFDPPEMETSDLAPLALSLARWGTHDPASLTWLDAPPAASLGSARRRLEQLGALGSDGQITSLGSQIAALPVDPAMAAALLFGARAGQAEEAARLALLSQERGLGGRGEDLLQRLQRWSGDRSGRADASRKLAERWARQAEKLIGSAASDQVSPAVFLAQAMPDNVARRRDASGENWISAGGRGYFLDPASPLARSEWLVVADAQGQAKGARITAAAALEPTEVEEHLGHLIERRTSLKWNERGARLEARLERRMGAITLSSGPDPSPDPASFEAALRELARDRIGDLVPAALLARGQFAEIGSLEIGALRASAEIWLDPLLAKRRDLDIPRSKIVEAVLGQLEWSDRQRLDQAAPREFTSPAGTTHKIDYASEGAPSVELRVQALFGLDQHPLIGTTPLLFQLTSPAGRPIQATRDLPGFWRGTWRDVAKDMKGRYPKHRWPDQPWTEKPSLKTKNAFSRGSS
- a CDS encoding DNA polymerase III subunit gamma/tau produces the protein MGDSPDNSDTPPWDDGPPVEADAGAADAQASAAELEAAGQNSMFGAGEPEAPTPAAKPVESGQPYRVLARKYRPQTFSELIGQEPMVQTLANAIKRDRLAHAFLMTGVRGVGKTSTARLIAKALNCVGPDGQGGPTINPCGQCEPCIAIAEGRHMDVIEMDAASHTGVDDVREIIEAVRYAAVSARYKIYIIDEVHMLSRNAFNALLKTLEEPPAHVKFLFATTEVDKLPVTVLSRTQRFDLRRITTDLLEGHFARICGLEGVEAETEALHMIAMAAEGSVRDGLSILDQAIAHADLGDQGQVTAERVRDMLGLADKTAQRTMLGLLLAGDAQAMLSSMNDQYALGVEPIALMRGLMDLVHKITLAQVGGGEPEAPTAEEGAALKDWAGRLAPGQLHRLWQLLLKGHDEVRQAPDPLVSAQMALLRVLHAADLPDPGKLATKLEQLAEIGAASAQPTGEGNTTAAPAAQIGWKQLTEQVGANGNHLASSIMQLQVRIVSLEPGKLRFSRASQFKDDIAPQLRDALMGLTGDRWTVEECQEAGAPSLVEEGEAEQRAALELLKKHPLVEATMDVFPEAEMVEEEIAPARGQASWGR
- a CDS encoding class II aldolase/adducin family protein, whose translation is MATVMNDNGVGNDADVRGKVSAEEWAVRVDLAAAYRLVALYGWDDLIFTHLSARVPGPEHHFLINPYDMMFEEITASSLVKIDVEGQPVIETSHPVNPAGFTIHSALHMNCEAAHSVMHLHTPAGQAVSAMSEGLMPHTQTGMIARSDIAYHEYEGIATDLEERDRLVEDMGDKHAMILRNHGTLAIGNSVAECFLRLYFIERACDAQVKMLSAGIENLNNPPQGTPEKVKAQTPPAGIGMVAQGLAWPALLRKLDRIDPSFRD
- a CDS encoding NADH dehydrogenase ubiquinone Fe-S protein 4, translated to MAARIYQRTQSAMQSGKARTEKWILEFEQAEARKADPLMGWTGSADTQAQVELTFPDKEAAKAYAAKYGIAARVHATPPKSLKLQAYADNFR
- a CDS encoding YbaB/EbfC family nucleoid-associated protein; the protein is MKSMEEMIQAAQKAAETIQTQMNDVQAKLDAIEVTGEAGGGLVKVRCSAKGRVLGVSIDDSLMKPEEKQMVEDLVTAAFNDARGKADRVSEEEMKSIQAGMGLPPGFNLPGMG